GGCGGAGAGCCATTCGGGCGCAAACAATTCGCCCGATAGCAATCCAGCGGCCAGCAGCGCTGCGGAAACGATTCCTGCCGAGAAACTCCGCTGGACTCGTCGCCCCTTCGCCCGCCTCGATTCGTTCGTCGAAGGGGATGGCAATCGGATCGCCCTTTCGGCCGCCAAATCGGTGCTGCCGCGTCTGGGTAAAATGTCGCCACTCGTCTTCTCGGGTCCTCCCGGCTGCGGCAAAACCCATCTGCTCGAAGGGATCTGGTCGCACGCCCGGCATCACTCGAGCCTTAAGCGCGTGGTCTACCTGACCGCCGAACAATTCACCACGCACTTTGTCGAAGCGCTACGTGGCAGCGGACTCCCCAGCTTCCGTAAAAAATATCGCGACGTCGAACTGCTGCTGATCGACGACATTCAATTCTTCGCCGGCAAGCAGTCGACCCTCACCGAACTCCTCTACACCATCGAAACGCTGCTGCGTGAAGGTCGGCAACTCGTGCTGGCCGCAGATCGTCCTTTGAGTCAGCTCCGGATGCTCGGCGCCGATGTGGTGAATCGTCTCGGGGGTGGTTTGGTCTGCACGATCGATCCCGCCGACTTTGGAACCCGTCGTGGAATCCTCGAGCGTTTGGCGATCGAGCGCAGCGTTGTGGTGCCGAGCGATGTGCTCGACTGGCTTGCCGCTTCGCTCGAAGGTGACGCGCGACTCCTCTCAGGTGCCATGAACCGGCTCGCGGCCACTGCCGAGATGAGCCAGAAGGCGCTCACGCTCGAGTCGGCTGAAGCGGCTCTTTCGGATCTGCTCGGCGCGAGCCGCCGCGCGGTGCGGATGAACGATATTGTCGGCGCGGTCTGCAACATGTTTGGGCTCGAGCCCGACAGCCTGCAGTCGAGCAGCAAGAGCCCCGCGATCAGTCACCCGCGCATGCTTGCCATGTGGCTAGCCCGCAAATACACCCGCGCTGCACTCTCGGAAATCGGCCGCAACTTTGGCCGTCGCAGCCACACCACCGTCCTCTCGGCCCAGTCGAAAGTGACCCGCTGGCTCGCTGAAGGAAAACGGGTTTCCCTCTCGCACGGCGACTGCACCGTCGAAGACGCGCTCCGTCGCCTCGAATCGCAGCTCCGCGCCAGCTAACACGCGGATTAGCACTGGCCAGAGGCCAGTGGCACCCGGGCTGCACCTCTGACGGATCGGAGATAGCGACATGCACTACGCTGGGAAGCATCGCCCTGCGCATGAAAAAGCGTGCTGGCGAAATCGATCTTCACCAGCACGCTTCTAGTAACTCAGTCGCGCGATCAGTACGGCACTAGCCGAACGGATCAGCCTCTGCTGGCATCGGCATCGGCATCGGTTTGGGGGCGGGAGCTCCGAACGGATCGGCTCCACCATCACCAAACGGATCGGGCTCGGCTGGCATGGGCATCGGCTTGGGAGCGGGGGCTCCAAACGGATCGGCCCCACCATCGCCAAACGGATCAACCGCCGGAGCAGGCTCGGCCCCTGGATCCATTGGCTTGGTCTGCTGACCAGGCGCGTCGGAAGCTTTCTTCTTCGGCGGATCGGCGTCGACGTACAGGTTCGGCCAGCGTCGATCGGTCTCACGCAAGCACTGCAGCACGCCGCTGGTCGTCCCGACAATGATTCGATCGGTAGCGATGTTCAAAAATCGAAGATCGAGTCCCAGGCTGCTGATCGTACCGATCCGGCTGCCGCTGTTGGTATCGAGAATCACCAGATTGCCCGACTGATCGACGGCATAGAGCCGTTTTTCATTCCCAGCCAGATACGACTCGATCCCTGTGGCGACCCATTTTTCGACAGGATCGTTCGCCGAAACCGCATACATGTGACCATTGTCAGTCACTACGTACACGGTGTCGCCAAACGCCACGGGCGAGTGCGAAATCGGTTCCCCTGTG
This window of the Pirellula staleyi DSM 6068 genome carries:
- a CDS encoding chromosomal replication initiator protein DnaA → MSKDEREIESAVLEALAAKIGTDRLTMWFTGDTQLAWTGEKLVVSTGDEFTASRIRRNFVLDLRDIITTIAGPQAKVEIELLGESPLGEKGVDALPLSQAQPLPLTASPASFSTRSTAPSMRSTSSSAAHGSHALRVASPSLARSDASRTSAQETIEKILKSAGTSRAATKPTTHKPSSDSSTSSTPAAANISAESHSGANNSPDSNPAASSAAETIPAEKLRWTRRPFARLDSFVEGDGNRIALSAAKSVLPRLGKMSPLVFSGPPGCGKTHLLEGIWSHARHHSSLKRVVYLTAEQFTTHFVEALRGSGLPSFRKKYRDVELLLIDDIQFFAGKQSTLTELLYTIETLLREGRQLVLAADRPLSQLRMLGADVVNRLGGGLVCTIDPADFGTRRGILERLAIERSVVVPSDVLDWLAASLEGDARLLSGAMNRLAATAEMSQKALTLESAEAALSDLLGASRRAVRMNDIVGAVCNMFGLEPDSLQSSSKSPAISHPRMLAMWLARKYTRAALSEIGRNFGRRSHTTVLSAQSKVTRWLAEGKRVSLSHGDCTVEDALRRLESQLRAS